The Geomonas ferrireducens genome includes a window with the following:
- the htpG gene encoding molecular chaperone HtpG yields MAKTVKKFETEVQQLLDLVIHSLYSNKEIFLRELISNASDAIDKIKFESHSNMELLEGNTEWKIKLHADKEAGTLTITDNGIGMSMDEVADNIGTIAKSGTKSFVAALKEKNLSDNPELIGQFGVGFYASFMVADKVELTTRKAGEKQFGCRWESAGDGSYSIEECEKETRGTEIVLHLKGDMKEFLDEWKIRSIVKKYSDYVQYPVVMDVTRTEPVKDQDGNVIEGGGTIENTVEETLNSMKAIWTRPKSEITEEEYEEFYKHISHDYDKPLSTIHYSAEGVSEFKSIVYIPSHKPYDLFLRDHKKGVHLYVKRVYITDNCEALLPDYLRFIKGVVDSADLPLNVSREILQEDVQIKRIQKSLVGKVLSTLSEMKEKNIDDYLKFYGEFGPVLKEGIHFDYANKEKLQDLLLFESSKTEKGKFTSLKEYVERMPEGQKEIYFITGMSRESVENSPYMEALRKKDYEVLYMTDPVDEWVVQAINEYQEKHLKAIDRGDLELDSEEEKKEKEAKKEEAKKEFGGILDFIQETLKDRVKEVRLSSRLTESACCLVADEMGLNANMEKILKAMNQEVPEGKRILELNPEHQIMQVMTAMYEKDKSNPKLADYSELLFDQALLTEGSPIKDPLRFTRLVSELMVVGGK; encoded by the coding sequence ATGGCCAAAACCGTCAAGAAGTTCGAGACCGAGGTCCAGCAGCTTTTGGACCTGGTGATCCACTCCCTCTACTCCAACAAGGAAATCTTCTTAAGGGAGCTCATCTCTAACGCATCTGACGCCATTGACAAGATAAAGTTCGAATCCCACTCCAACATGGAACTGCTGGAGGGAAACACCGAATGGAAGATCAAGCTGCACGCCGACAAGGAGGCGGGGACCCTCACCATCACCGACAACGGCATCGGCATGAGCATGGATGAGGTTGCCGACAACATCGGCACCATCGCCAAGTCCGGCACCAAGAGCTTCGTGGCAGCCCTGAAGGAAAAGAACCTTTCCGACAATCCGGAGCTGATCGGCCAGTTCGGCGTCGGCTTCTACGCCTCCTTCATGGTCGCGGACAAGGTGGAGCTCACCACCCGCAAGGCGGGCGAGAAGCAGTTCGGCTGCCGCTGGGAATCGGCCGGCGACGGCTCCTACTCCATCGAGGAATGTGAGAAGGAGACCCGCGGCACCGAGATCGTGCTGCACCTGAAAGGCGACATGAAGGAGTTCCTCGATGAGTGGAAGATCCGCTCCATCGTGAAGAAGTACTCCGACTACGTCCAGTACCCGGTCGTTATGGACGTGACCCGCACCGAGCCGGTGAAGGATCAGGACGGCAACGTCATCGAGGGGGGCGGCACCATCGAGAATACCGTCGAGGAGACCTTGAACTCCATGAAGGCGATCTGGACCCGTCCGAAGAGCGAGATCACCGAGGAGGAGTACGAGGAGTTCTACAAGCACATCTCCCACGACTACGACAAGCCCCTTTCCACCATCCACTACTCGGCCGAGGGGGTGAGCGAGTTCAAGTCCATCGTCTACATCCCGTCGCACAAGCCCTACGACCTCTTCCTGCGCGACCACAAAAAGGGCGTGCACCTCTACGTGAAGCGGGTCTACATCACCGACAACTGCGAGGCGCTTCTCCCCGACTACCTCCGTTTCATCAAGGGTGTGGTCGATTCGGCGGACCTGCCGCTCAACGTCTCCCGTGAGATCCTGCAGGAGGACGTGCAGATCAAGCGCATCCAGAAATCGCTCGTCGGCAAGGTACTCTCCACCCTCTCCGAGATGAAGGAGAAGAACATCGACGACTACCTGAAGTTCTACGGCGAGTTCGGTCCGGTGCTGAAGGAAGGGATCCACTTCGACTACGCCAACAAGGAGAAGCTGCAGGACCTCCTCCTCTTCGAGAGCTCTAAGACCGAGAAAGGGAAGTTCACGTCGCTCAAGGAATACGTCGAGCGCATGCCCGAAGGACAGAAGGAGATCTACTTCATCACCGGCATGTCCCGCGAGTCGGTTGAGAACTCCCCCTACATGGAGGCCCTGCGCAAGAAGGACTACGAGGTCCTCTACATGACCGATCCGGTCGACGAGTGGGTGGTGCAGGCGATCAACGAGTACCAGGAAAAGCACCTGAAGGCGATCGACAGGGGCGACCTCGAGCTGGACAGCGAGGAGGAAAAGAAGGAGAAGGAGGCGAAGAAGGAGGAGGCCAAGAAGGAGTTCGGCGGCATCCTCGACTTCATCCAGGAAACCCTGAAGGACAGGGTCAAGGAGGTGCGGCTCTCCTCCCGTCTCACCGAGAGCGCCTGCTGCCTCGTAGCGGACGAGATGGGGCTCAACGCCAACATGGAGAAGATCCTTAAGGCGATGAACCAGGAAGTGCCGGAAGGGAAAAGGATCCTCGAGCTCAACCCCGAGCACCAGATCATGCAGGTGATGACCGCCATGTACGAGAAAGACAAGTCGAACCCGAAACTCGCCGACTACAGCGAGCTCCTCTTCGACCAAGCCCTTCTGACCGAAGGCTCGCCGATCAAGGACCCGCTCCGTTTCACCAGGCTCGTGAGCGAGCTCATGGTCGTCGGCGGCAAGTAG
- a CDS encoding response regulator → MTAEVKPTTASAPIRKPLGEIFVERGLLTRASVDRLITHAKSKNIRLGELLEVIGLVTPEELAEALAIQYHVRKIGDFAKYSYQANVLSLIPIDMAVKHCIFPLKLDDGRLGLAVADPTTDKLFASISAQHNLKLVLYVATRLDINRAIARHYLGQTIGGGASKTILLVEDDQLSREMVAKILTRQGYQVETALDGMDAFSKIFTLKPKLVITDKVMPKLGGYEFLYAIRNIPEFRYMPVILMTAAATPDEEKEALEKGFFDFVLKPVKEIGLLTRVKRAFASREDLYGKTA, encoded by the coding sequence ATGACCGCAGAAGTAAAGCCCACCACCGCCTCGGCGCCGATCCGCAAGCCTCTTGGGGAGATCTTCGTCGAACGCGGCCTCCTCACAAGGGCCTCCGTTGACCGTCTCATCACACACGCCAAGAGTAAAAACATACGTTTAGGGGAGCTTTTGGAGGTGATCGGCCTCGTGACGCCCGAAGAGCTGGCGGAGGCACTGGCGATTCAGTACCACGTCAGAAAAATCGGCGACTTCGCCAAGTACAGCTATCAGGCCAACGTGCTTAGTCTCATCCCCATCGACATGGCGGTAAAGCACTGCATCTTCCCGCTCAAGCTGGATGACGGCAGGCTGGGGCTCGCCGTAGCCGACCCGACTACGGACAAGCTTTTCGCGAGCATCTCGGCACAGCATAACCTGAAACTGGTGCTCTACGTCGCCACCCGCCTCGACATCAACCGCGCCATCGCCCGGCACTACTTGGGTCAGACCATAGGTGGCGGTGCAAGCAAGACCATCCTCCTTGTCGAGGACGACCAGCTCTCCCGCGAGATGGTGGCGAAGATCCTGACCCGCCAGGGGTACCAGGTGGAAACCGCCCTGGACGGCATGGACGCCTTCAGTAAAATCTTCACCCTGAAGCCCAAACTGGTCATCACGGACAAGGTGATGCCCAAACTGGGAGGGTACGAGTTTCTCTACGCCATCCGCAACATCCCCGAGTTCCGCTACATGCCGGTGATCCTCATGACTGCAGCGGCGACCCCCGACGAGGAGAAGGAGGCCCTGGAAAAGGGTTTCTTCGACTTCGTGCTGAAACCCGTGAAGGAGATCGGCCTTCTCACCCGCGTGAAGCGGGCCTTCGCGAGCAGGGAAGACCTGTATGGGAAAACCGCCTGA
- the trpE gene encoding anthranilate synthase component I: protein MYFPDFASFQTLSAQGNLIPVYREILADLDTPVGAFKKIDDGRFGFLFESIEGGEKWGRYTFLGSSPAVVIRGKDNWVEIVEGGAVSRVEVADPLNYIRDYMARYQPVEVAGIPRFFGGAVGYLGYDAVRHFETLPDSNPRLIDTYDSYFIITDTMIIFDSLSQKIKVVSNAHLDGDTSPEAAYADAVSKIEGLIERLKKPLPAQPKKAATGKVELSSNVKREEFEQAVTRAKEYVRSGDIIQVVLSQRFSGELTVDPFDIYRVLRTLNPSPYMFFLRLEDTMVVGASPEVMVRKEGELVELRPIAGTRTRGATPAADEELARDLLADPKECAEHVMLVDLGRNDLGRVCTTGSVKVSELMVIERYSHVMHIVSNVQGNLAPGFDAFDVVRATFPAGTLSGAPKVRAMEIIDELEVARREVYGGAVGYFSFSGNMDMAIAIRTLVIKDGKVHLQAGAGIVADSDPASEYMETVNKAKAVVKAIEAAERGID, encoded by the coding sequence ATGTATTTCCCCGATTTCGCTTCGTTCCAGACCCTGTCAGCACAGGGCAACCTGATTCCGGTTTACCGTGAGATCCTGGCCGACCTGGACACTCCGGTAGGTGCCTTCAAAAAGATCGACGACGGCCGTTTCGGCTTTCTGTTCGAGAGTATTGAGGGGGGGGAGAAGTGGGGGCGCTACACCTTTCTTGGCTCATCGCCGGCGGTAGTGATCCGCGGCAAGGACAACTGGGTCGAGATCGTGGAGGGGGGGGCGGTGAGCCGCGTCGAGGTGGCCGATCCGCTGAACTACATCCGCGACTACATGGCCCGCTACCAGCCGGTCGAGGTAGCCGGGATTCCGAGGTTCTTCGGCGGCGCCGTGGGGTACCTCGGCTATGACGCGGTGCGCCATTTCGAGACCCTGCCGGACAGCAACCCGAGGCTCATCGATACCTACGACTCCTACTTCATCATCACCGACACCATGATCATCTTCGACAGCCTGAGCCAGAAGATCAAGGTCGTTTCCAACGCGCATCTCGACGGAGATACCTCTCCCGAGGCGGCCTACGCCGACGCGGTGAGCAAGATAGAAGGGCTCATCGAGCGCCTGAAGAAACCCCTTCCCGCGCAGCCGAAGAAAGCCGCCACCGGGAAGGTGGAACTCTCCTCCAACGTGAAGCGCGAGGAGTTCGAGCAGGCGGTGACCCGTGCCAAGGAGTACGTGAGAAGCGGTGACATCATCCAGGTTGTGCTCTCCCAGCGCTTCTCAGGTGAGCTGACCGTAGATCCCTTCGACATCTACCGGGTGCTGAGGACGCTCAACCCTTCGCCCTACATGTTCTTCCTCCGCCTCGAGGACACCATGGTGGTCGGGGCATCCCCCGAGGTCATGGTCCGCAAGGAGGGGGAGCTTGTCGAACTGCGCCCCATCGCAGGCACCCGTACGCGCGGCGCCACACCTGCCGCCGACGAGGAGCTGGCGCGTGACCTTCTGGCCGATCCCAAGGAGTGCGCCGAGCACGTCATGCTGGTCGATCTCGGGAGAAACGATCTCGGGCGCGTCTGCACCACGGGGAGCGTGAAAGTCTCCGAGCTGATGGTCATCGAGCGATACTCGCACGTCATGCACATCGTCTCCAACGTGCAGGGAAACCTCGCCCCTGGCTTCGATGCCTTCGACGTGGTGCGCGCCACCTTCCCGGCGGGAACCCTGTCGGGGGCGCCGAAGGTGCGCGCCATGGAGATCATCGACGAGTTGGAAGTGGCGCGGCGAGAAGTCTACGGCGGGGCCGTCGGCTATTTCTCCTTCTCTGGCAACATGGACATGGCCATAGCCATCCGCACCCTCGTCATCAAGGACGGCAAGGTGCATCTGCAGGCCGGCGCCGGCATCGTGGCCGACTCCGACCCCGCCTCCGAGTACATGGAGACGGTGAACAAAGCGAAGGCCGTGGTTAAGGCGATCGAGGCGGCCGAGCGTGGCATCGACTAG
- a CDS encoding TPM domain-containing protein, with product MDLSHKSIAHNYFSDAEKEAIRQAVVRAEAASSGEIATMVVSESDRYREAEALGALLLAGFIGVVVAVLWHHVTIWTYIPVVALLYLPLLFFLRRFPQLKLSFVGPRRLTEAVQERALVAFYQQGLYKTREETGILIFISLLERKVWIVGDRGINEKIPPGYWKKLAEELAQGLRAGRGGEAVCGVIATCGEELARHFPRRVDDRNELADNLIIS from the coding sequence ATGGACCTTTCGCATAAGTCGATTGCTCACAATTATTTCAGCGACGCGGAAAAAGAGGCGATCCGTCAGGCCGTGGTTCGTGCCGAAGCGGCGTCCAGCGGTGAAATCGCCACCATGGTGGTCTCGGAGAGTGACCGCTATCGTGAGGCGGAGGCTTTAGGCGCCCTGCTCCTCGCCGGTTTTATTGGTGTGGTGGTCGCCGTCTTGTGGCATCACGTCACCATCTGGACCTACATACCGGTGGTGGCCCTGCTTTACCTGCCGCTGCTTTTTTTCCTGCGCCGTTTTCCGCAGCTAAAACTTTCCTTCGTCGGCCCCAGGCGTCTAACCGAGGCGGTGCAGGAACGCGCCCTGGTCGCCTTCTACCAGCAGGGGCTTTATAAGACCCGGGAGGAAACCGGGATCCTCATCTTCATCTCGCTTCTCGAGCGCAAAGTCTGGATCGTAGGTGACCGCGGCATCAACGAAAAGATCCCCCCGGGCTACTGGAAAAAGCTCGCCGAAGAGCTTGCCCAGGGGCTGCGAGCCGGTCGAGGCGGTGAGGCCGTCTGCGGCGTCATCGCCACCTGTGGAGAAGAGCTCGCGCGCCACTTTCCCCGTAGGGTCGACGACCGCAACGAGCTAGCCGACAACCTCATCATTTCCTGA
- a CDS encoding LemA family protein, translating into MRRLILMFVALMTIASLSGCGYNTMQAKEEAVFAAWGDVEASYQRRADLVPNLVEVVKGYAKHEADTLKAVTEARAKVGSMQVTKDAINDPKTMQNFQQAQSQLSGALSRLMVVVERYPELKANQNFMDLQNQLEGTENRINVARVRYNQSVQDFNTSIRTFPNSLTNSVLLHLQRKEPFKAEEGAKVAPKVKF; encoded by the coding sequence ATGAGACGCTTGATCCTGATGTTCGTTGCGCTTATGACCATCGCATCCCTTTCCGGATGCGGCTATAACACCATGCAGGCCAAGGAAGAGGCGGTATTCGCAGCCTGGGGCGACGTAGAGGCCTCCTACCAGCGCCGTGCCGACCTGGTGCCCAACCTGGTCGAGGTGGTGAAAGGGTATGCGAAACACGAGGCGGACACGCTCAAGGCGGTCACCGAAGCACGTGCCAAGGTGGGCTCGATGCAGGTCACCAAGGACGCTATCAACGACCCCAAGACGATGCAGAACTTCCAGCAGGCACAATCCCAGCTCTCCGGCGCCCTTTCGCGCCTGATGGTTGTCGTCGAGCGCTACCCCGAACTGAAGGCCAACCAGAACTTCATGGACCTGCAGAACCAGCTTGAAGGGACCGAGAACCGCATTAACGTTGCGCGCGTGCGTTACAACCAGTCGGTCCAGGACTTCAACACCTCGATCCGCACTTTCCCGAATTCACTTACCAACTCCGTGCTCCTGCACCTGCAGCGCAAGGAGCCCTTCAAGGCTGAAGAGGGAGCGAAGGTGGCGCCGAAGGTCAAGTTTTAA
- a CDS encoding TPM domain-containing protein has translation MKKLLFLLIALLVAGGAWAAEVPPLRGHVNDYASMLSPQAARELEDELTAFEKSDSTQIVVLTIPSLEGEVVEQYSIKVVEKWQIGQKGKDNGALLLVVKNDRKIRIEVGRGLEGKLTDLMSGRIIRNEISPAFKQGNFDVGIARGVAAIMATVRGEYKAEPTDLRHGKKGAPPILTLLLFVLVASVFLGGISRFLGGVAGAIGLPIAAFISFSGLSMLLLGILAVAGFLAGLFIAFLFSSGGRGGFMGGPPFFGGYGGGGFGGGGFGGGGGGFSGGGGSFGGGGASGDW, from the coding sequence ATGAAGAAACTGCTCTTCCTTTTGATAGCGCTTCTGGTGGCAGGGGGGGCTTGGGCCGCCGAGGTGCCACCCCTGCGTGGGCACGTGAACGACTACGCCTCGATGCTCTCTCCTCAGGCGGCACGTGAACTCGAGGACGAGCTCACCGCCTTCGAGAAGAGCGACTCCACCCAGATCGTGGTCCTCACCATTCCGAGCCTGGAAGGTGAGGTGGTCGAGCAGTACTCGATAAAAGTCGTGGAAAAGTGGCAGATCGGCCAGAAAGGGAAGGACAACGGCGCGCTGCTGCTGGTCGTGAAGAACGATCGCAAGATCAGGATCGAGGTGGGGCGTGGCCTTGAAGGTAAGCTGACCGACCTGATGTCCGGGCGCATCATCCGCAACGAGATCTCCCCCGCCTTCAAGCAGGGGAACTTCGACGTCGGCATCGCCCGAGGTGTCGCCGCCATCATGGCCACGGTCCGCGGCGAGTACAAGGCGGAACCGACCGATCTGCGTCACGGCAAAAAGGGCGCCCCCCCCATCCTCACCCTGCTCCTCTTCGTGCTGGTCGCCTCCGTGTTCCTGGGCGGCATTTCCCGTTTTCTTGGCGGTGTGGCCGGAGCCATCGGACTTCCCATCGCGGCTTTCATATCCTTCTCCGGGCTCTCGATGCTGCTTCTCGGCATACTTGCCGTGGCAGGTTTTCTCGCCGGTCTCTTCATCGCCTTTCTCTTCTCCTCAGGTGGACGGGGCGGCTTCATGGGCGGCCCCCCTTTCTTCGGCGGCTACGGTGGGGGCGGTTTCGGAGGAGGCGGCTTCGGCGGGGGAGGGGGCGGCTTTTCAGGTGGCGGCGGGAGTTTCGGCGGCGGCGGCGCTTCGGGAGACTGGTGA
- a CDS encoding 3'-5' exoribonuclease, whose protein sequence is MKTMPVLNTIKKRLSAFALGVVDLIVRFKRATEKMFLSWDKWVKPEGSIAREKLLSRFPRYLKEPAGSVRCGEGWYPLVWDLCTAIEAMEHLGMPRIGHFKAEERLGGLFVRVESGSFIVKELARDAEHRAAALCEECGEPGSLQLGHGFAKTLCQSHAAQRRPHKVKSVPIPENLVTQRPKLLFLDTEFTDFDYPQLISIALVAESGESYYAELENGWSREGCSAFVVEKVLPQLTGGEFFQESGYAARRLREWLAGFGVPVRVVTDAPGYDWVLMLELLHHELPPNLYPTPLHFYSESLPELRPLLKQAHDDACRDLSPHHALQDAEALREAWEVMKEHLHPAILRQYLKL, encoded by the coding sequence ATGAAAACTATGCCGGTACTGAACACAATTAAAAAGCGTCTTTCGGCCTTCGCCCTCGGGGTGGTCGACCTCATCGTCCGCTTCAAACGCGCCACGGAGAAGATGTTCCTGTCCTGGGACAAGTGGGTGAAACCGGAGGGGAGCATCGCACGGGAGAAGCTCCTCTCGCGCTTCCCGCGCTACCTGAAGGAGCCTGCCGGAAGCGTGCGTTGCGGCGAGGGGTGGTATCCGCTGGTGTGGGACCTCTGCACCGCCATAGAGGCGATGGAGCACCTCGGCATGCCGCGCATCGGGCACTTCAAGGCCGAGGAGCGACTGGGCGGGCTCTTTGTCCGGGTGGAGTCTGGCTCCTTCATCGTGAAGGAACTCGCCCGGGACGCGGAACACAGAGCGGCCGCACTCTGCGAGGAGTGCGGCGAACCGGGATCGCTGCAGCTTGGCCACGGCTTCGCAAAGACGCTCTGCCAGTCACACGCGGCGCAGCGCAGGCCCCATAAGGTGAAGAGCGTCCCCATTCCAGAGAACCTCGTCACGCAAAGACCCAAGCTCCTTTTCCTGGACACCGAGTTCACCGATTTCGACTACCCGCAGTTGATCAGCATAGCCCTGGTCGCCGAGAGCGGCGAGAGCTACTACGCGGAGCTGGAAAACGGCTGGAGCCGCGAGGGGTGCTCAGCGTTCGTGGTCGAGAAGGTGCTGCCGCAGTTAACCGGCGGCGAATTCTTCCAGGAAAGCGGCTACGCGGCGCGCCGGTTGCGCGAATGGCTCGCAGGCTTCGGTGTCCCGGTACGCGTGGTGACCGATGCGCCCGGGTACGACTGGGTGCTCATGCTCGAGCTTTTGCATCACGAACTCCCCCCTAACCTCTACCCTACCCCGCTGCATTTCTACAGCGAGAGCCTTCCCGAACTGCGCCCGCTGCTCAAGCAGGCGCACGACGACGCCTGTCGTGACCTTTCGCCGCACCACGCCCTGCAAGACGCCGAGGCGCTACGCGAGGCGTGGGAGGTGATGAAAGAGCACCTGCACCCCGCCATACTGAGGCAATACCTGAAGCTTTAA
- a CDS encoding ATP-binding protein, giving the protein MARTVALVLAVNLFVIVLGAVTLRQSRDQYLRSAEVQGRNLTQTLVYSISGVFDAADIALLSVADEVERQNRQGGISPDTLNAFIIAKHTRLPALDSIRMADDKGIILYGTGVDRSAKKSIEGRDYFIKLRDTPQDGLVISKPVLGLISGKWVVILARRVSGANGSFAGVVYCAIPLEKIRNMFSTIDVGVRGRITLRDESLGLILRHPQQLPVSTELGRKPASPEMQKRIAGGMSSDTYYSDLTTDGTPRLVSYSKVGRYPLYISIALLPDEILTRWHRELIQILALVVLFLAVTSALSRVIYLRLRRQVQAEEEQRRAREELEVRVAERTEAQLVTNEQLKLELAVRERAEEELRRGRNMLAQIINTIPQFVFWKDCDSIYQGCNIVFAKAAGLDDPELIAGKSDYDLPWLREECDAYRNDDRIVMESNRPKYHIIEQQLQASGRRLWVDTTKVPLCDDTGTVTGILGVYDNITERKMIEEARDRALAMLESLLASSPTAILVYEGESGTCVKANQAAADLAGGTVQQLLSQNFREVPSWEAGMRAAAELVLSDGRTRSIEIDTTSSFGIQLQVECFLSRFEVEGKHHLMFIAVDMTERKRLEQEKRLIESQMLHVQKLESLGVLAGGIAHDFNNILMVILGNADLALMRMAPGAPACENLTQIEQAASRAADLARQMLAYSGRGKFVIEKLDMTRLVQEMGQMLEVSISKKVMLRYDFAPELPSVSGDATQLRQVVLNLVLNASEAVGDANGMIVISTKRLYCDRAYLSESWIDDRLPEGDYVVLEVSDNGCGMDREVIPRIFDPFFTTKFTGRGLGMAAVLGIVRAHHGAIKVYSEKGRGSTFRLLLPCVDGDADHHELADLGRLWQGAGTVLLADDEESIRGLGRDMLETMGFKVLLACDGLEALEVYRQHKEEIVCVLLDLTMPNLDGEQTFRALRELNPCLKVIMSSGYNEQEVNLKFAGSGLSGFIQKPYNVAEMSRKLHAVLEG; this is encoded by the coding sequence ATGGCGCGTACCGTTGCACTGGTTCTTGCCGTCAACCTCTTCGTCATCGTTTTGGGAGCGGTGACGCTTCGCCAGAGCCGGGACCAGTACCTGCGAAGCGCGGAGGTCCAGGGGCGTAATCTCACCCAGACGCTCGTCTACAGCATCTCCGGCGTTTTCGACGCTGCCGATATTGCGCTCCTGAGTGTTGCGGACGAGGTTGAGCGGCAGAACCGGCAGGGAGGCATCTCGCCGGACACCCTGAACGCCTTCATCATCGCCAAGCATACCCGGTTACCTGCCCTGGACAGCATACGCATGGCCGACGACAAGGGGATCATCCTCTACGGCACCGGGGTCGATCGCAGTGCCAAGAAGAGCATCGAGGGGCGGGACTATTTCATCAAGTTGCGCGACACCCCCCAGGATGGGCTGGTCATTTCCAAGCCGGTCCTGGGGCTGATCAGCGGCAAATGGGTGGTTATCCTCGCTCGCAGGGTTAGCGGTGCAAACGGTTCTTTCGCGGGAGTAGTTTACTGCGCCATCCCCCTTGAGAAGATCCGCAACATGTTCTCCACTATCGACGTCGGTGTGAGAGGGCGCATCACCCTGCGCGACGAGTCCCTTGGTTTGATCCTGCGGCACCCGCAGCAGCTCCCGGTCAGTACCGAACTTGGTCGCAAGCCTGCTTCTCCCGAGATGCAAAAGCGCATCGCTGGAGGGATGTCGAGTGATACCTATTATTCCGATCTGACCACTGACGGGACGCCGCGGCTCGTTTCCTACAGCAAGGTCGGCCGGTATCCCCTGTACATCAGCATTGCCTTGCTTCCCGATGAGATCCTGACGCGTTGGCACCGCGAACTCATACAGATCCTGGCGCTGGTTGTGCTTTTTCTTGCGGTTACCTCCGCACTGTCCCGGGTGATCTATCTCCGTTTGCGGCGTCAGGTGCAGGCCGAGGAAGAACAACGCCGTGCGAGGGAAGAGCTCGAGGTGAGGGTCGCAGAGAGAACCGAAGCACAGCTTGTGACCAACGAACAGCTGAAACTCGAGCTCGCCGTGCGGGAGCGCGCCGAAGAAGAACTGCGCCGCGGGCGCAACATGCTCGCCCAGATCATCAACACCATCCCCCAGTTCGTCTTCTGGAAGGATTGCGACAGTATCTACCAGGGGTGCAACATCGTCTTCGCAAAAGCGGCCGGGCTCGACGACCCCGAGTTGATCGCCGGCAAGAGCGACTACGATCTCCCCTGGCTGAGGGAGGAGTGCGACGCTTACCGCAACGACGACCGCATCGTCATGGAGAGCAACCGTCCCAAGTACCACATCATAGAGCAGCAGTTGCAGGCGAGCGGTCGGCGCCTGTGGGTGGACACCACGAAGGTTCCGTTGTGCGACGATACGGGGACTGTGACGGGCATACTCGGGGTGTACGACAACATCACCGAGAGAAAGATGATCGAGGAGGCGCGCGACCGGGCTCTCGCCATGCTCGAATCGCTGCTTGCTTCGTCCCCCACCGCGATTCTCGTCTACGAAGGGGAGAGCGGCACCTGCGTAAAGGCGAACCAGGCGGCGGCGGATCTGGCGGGGGGGACCGTGCAGCAACTGCTCAGTCAGAATTTCCGCGAAGTCCCCTCCTGGGAAGCTGGGATGCGGGCTGCAGCGGAGCTGGTGCTCTCCGACGGTCGGACGAGGAGCATCGAGATCGATACGACATCCTCGTTCGGAATACAGCTGCAAGTGGAATGCTTCCTGTCGCGCTTCGAAGTGGAGGGGAAGCATCATTTGATGTTTATCGCGGTGGACATGACCGAGCGCAAGCGCCTGGAACAGGAGAAGCGCCTTATCGAGTCCCAGATGCTCCACGTGCAGAAACTTGAGAGCCTCGGCGTGCTCGCGGGCGGCATCGCCCACGACTTCAACAACATCCTGATGGTGATCCTCGGCAACGCCGATCTTGCGCTGATGCGGATGGCGCCCGGTGCGCCCGCCTGTGAAAACCTGACCCAGATCGAACAGGCCGCAAGCCGTGCCGCCGACCTCGCCCGTCAGATGCTCGCTTATTCAGGGAGGGGTAAGTTCGTCATCGAGAAACTCGACATGACGAGGCTTGTGCAGGAGATGGGGCAGATGCTCGAGGTCTCCATCTCCAAGAAGGTGATGCTGCGTTACGATTTTGCACCGGAACTCCCGTCGGTAAGCGGCGACGCGACGCAACTGCGCCAGGTCGTTCTGAACCTCGTGCTCAATGCGAGCGAGGCGGTGGGCGATGCCAACGGCATGATCGTCATCAGCACCAAACGCCTTTACTGCGACCGCGCGTACCTATCCGAGTCCTGGATCGACGACCGGCTCCCAGAAGGGGACTACGTGGTGCTCGAAGTTTCCGATAACGGCTGCGGTATGGACCGCGAGGTGATACCCAGGATCTTCGATCCGTTTTTCACCACAAAGTTCACCGGACGCGGCCTCGGCATGGCAGCCGTCTTGGGCATCGTGAGGGCGCACCATGGAGCCATCAAGGTTTACAGCGAGAAGGGAAGGGGGAGTACCTTCCGTCTGCTTCTCCCCTGCGTCGACGGGGACGCCGATCATCACGAACTTGCCGATCTCGGTCGGCTCTGGCAAGGGGCCGGCACAGTGCTGCTTGCCGACGACGAGGAGAGCATCCGGGGGCTCGGGCGCGACATGCTGGAGACCATGGGCTTCAAGGTGCTGCTCGCCTGCGACGGGCTGGAGGCGCTCGAAGTCTATCGTCAGCATAAAGAGGAGATCGTCTGCGTGCTGCTCGATCTGACCATGCCCAATCTGGACGGGGAACAGACCTTCCGTGCCCTGCGGGAGTTGAATCCCTGCTTGAAGGTAATCATGTCCAGCGGATATAACGAGCAGGAGGTGAATCTGAAGTTCGCGGGGAGCGGACTGTCAGGTTTCATCCAGAAACCGTACAACGTTGCCGAGATGAGCAGGAAGCTGCATGCGGTGCTGGAGGGGTAA